A region of the Mytilus edulis chromosome 11, xbMytEdul2.2, whole genome shotgun sequence genome:
AATGTAAGGACTTTTGAATTTCagttcaaaataattaatttatcattggaaatttatataattaattaagAAAGAAGCAACCTGTTGAAAGAAATCTTGAGATACAATAACTGagaaaagaatatagaaatatctTTAGTgaataatttatgttaaaaaatcaattattctaTACATATAAAGCAGCAATCAATTAGTTTTAGGGTtgcttatgataaaaaaaatattgatatacaataaatgaaaagggaatatataaaaaatagtcTTGCTGAATATTATTTTAGGTAAATAGTGTAACTCCTCCCTGCGAAGCTGaatatatcaatttaaatataaaaatggaaGTTTTGACCAAATATTTGctgtaaaaagaaattaaactttTATGTATAGGTGTGTACCTACATGGAACAGAATGGTGGATGGGCAAATGGTGTACTGCTGGGGGATAGTGGTTATCCTTGTCGACCATTCCTGATGACCCCATATCAGAATCCTATACTTGATCATCAAAAGAAGTACAACAGATGCCACTGTTCAACCAGAAGTGTGATAGAGAGAACATTTGGGAGGCTGAAGAGAAGGTTCCACATATTACACTCAGAGGTAAAGCATAAAAAATTCTTTAAGCAAATGatcactcacaccacatcttcctatacatgtatctatagaaCATAAAAAATgcagttgattaaaaaaaaaaatcattttttgttggggttcttatcttgttatttatttaaatattttggccccATTAGAAATTAGTCAACACTGAGGtctccaaaattaaactttgttcggTTTTTATCAGAAACTTATTTTTTTGTGGATCTATATGCTGAATCTATCTGTgtgataatatttttatataggGCCCTGTATaataagataataaaaattataataaaattgacatgCTATAGTTAAAAAAGGCAATAATTCTACATAACTTTCACTTTTCGGTTTCAGATAAGAATGATACCAAGCAAAGCATGCAAGATCATCATGGCTTGTGCTATTCTTCACAATATTTGCATCTTACTTAATGAACCAGACATTGAAGGTGATGGATTAGTGATAGACAACGATGGAGATCTTGGGGACCGTTTCTTTGGTAATCAGGATGGAAGAGGTGTCAGAGACCACATTTCCTCCACATTTTTTAATCGTTGAAATCATGAATAAAACATAGAAAGCTTTTTtctgaatatatattttatcaataacaataaaacatataaaaaatataacattaatatgGATCTATAAATAAATGCTGATTAAACTTAATGAAGTAGAGCCTCTAACATTGACTCTGTACAACTATTTTCCAATTTTTTCTTCATCATATCATATAACTCCATTTGCTTCTTGAATAGTTCCATTTGAGTCTGATTTCTTTTTAGGTCGCTCTCTAACACCAGACACTGCAACTCATACACGTCTTCTGCAGTTTTCTTGGGTTTCTTTGTCCgtttattttcactgaaatatatataataaaaatgcatatttgttaatttttttaaaataaatatagttaTTATAAACCAGTATAACTATTTAGATAAAATTGTTTTTCCAAAGGCCAAGATTTCTGCACTCATACATAAATGTTTATTCCTTTAACTAATActctttaacaaaaattgatcATATTATATCACTGTTTCggataaatatttaaacaaaagggGATGCAGACTTTCATTAAATTAATTCAGCAAATGAGTATTTGGGATATTTCTCTAAATCTTACATTTAACAGGTAGTTAAATTAGATAATTTGATTTAGAATTATAATTCCCATTTACAGGACATATTTCATCCTTAAGAACAAGTTTAATGAAACAATTaagagggagataactcttgatTTTATACAGGGCTGCTGTATGAACTTTTTGGACATATTCAATGGATAAAAGGTATacaattattcattttattaaatttagcCACTCAGTTTTCCTTTTCGAACTATTTTTGAAGTTTAATAACTGGTTAATTCATAACAAATATGCATATTAATCTCATACAAAACATTTACAAGAGTGATTTATTGGCACTATAAGAATATTTATCAGTATTCAAATCATTtatacataagaagatgtggtatgatttccaatcagACAAATATGGGGCACAGTCCAAAGGAAGCCCAATTAAGTCAAGATGTATCATCACAATCCCTTCAGCAATAAGCAATTACATTCCAGGATGTATTCAGATCCAAAAGACTCGTACATCAGTGATGACTCCATCTAAAAAAGTTTCAAAGCCAGCTATATACAACACTCAAGAGCATTCAGTACATATCCAACTTATTTAGTGTGTAGAAATTAAAAGGCTGTTGTATTCTTTCATATAAAACATATACCTAGCTTTAGGTGGTTGCTGAGTGCTGCTTTTAGGGCATGAAGGAGGTATTTGGGCAGACACTGGTAGGTTTGCATGTTCAGTATAACGTGTTTCTTTATTTCTCTGATGAACATCTTCCAGTCTCCTAATCCATATACTCTCCACAGAAGATGGTGGTTCTGAACGTTTTGAttaaagaaacattaaaattGCCTCAGTTGAATGTGTATACATTGCATATAGGGTagataaaagaaaatgtggtattagtgtcaatgaaaaaactctcaatccaagtcacaatttataaaagtaaaccatcataggtcaaggtaaggccttcaacacagaaccttagctcacaccgaacagcaagctatatagggcCCCAAATATTACTGGTGTAAATCCATTCAATTGGGAAAGCCATTTGTTATCTGTTTAGTATATAAACATACGGGGGTATTAGGATTGCTTAAGAGACCTTCAGACAACAATCCACCAAATTGTAAATGAAGTTGatgtataaatgaatatatgtatttaaatgtgTAAGTCAAGATACATATATTCAAGACTTAAAATCCCAATCAATTGAACAACATAGATTGGAGAAAGGtattgtaaaaaagaaaaaaagtaaaaaaagtattatagcTGTTAC
Encoded here:
- the LOC139494150 gene encoding putative nuclease HARBI1, which gives rise to MEQNGGWANGVLLGDSGYPCRPFLMTPYQNPILDHQKKYNRCHCSTRSVIERTFGRLKRRFHILHSEIRMIPSKACKIIMACAILHNICILLNEPDIEGDGLVIDNDGDLGDRFFGNQDGRGVRDHISSTFFNR